A genomic segment from Sulfitobacter mediterraneus encodes:
- a CDS encoding helix-turn-helix domain-containing protein translates to MTENDDAILTHLPARLKEARQSQGLSLDAVAKLSGVSRSMVSQIERGESSPTIATLWNLTRALQVDFAGLLDGAPAKDLIEVLRAADVPTINNLGSGCRIRILSPPEEAGKHEVYELLMDEGGVLDSQPHTRGAREHLTVITGVVEVISGDATIRLEQGDTARYAADVRHRVTAQGGAARAFLVVQDA, encoded by the coding sequence ATGACGGAAAACGATGACGCTATCTTAACCCATTTGCCCGCCCGCCTAAAAGAAGCGCGGCAAAGTCAGGGTTTGTCACTGGATGCTGTGGCCAAGCTTTCTGGAGTGTCCCGCTCCATGGTCAGCCAGATCGAACGCGGCGAATCCAGCCCGACGATTGCCACGTTGTGGAACCTTACACGGGCCTTGCAGGTGGATTTTGCCGGACTGCTCGACGGTGCACCTGCCAAAGATCTGATCGAAGTGTTGCGGGCCGCAGATGTTCCGACGATCAATAATCTGGGCAGTGGCTGCCGCATTCGTATCCTTTCTCCTCCCGAAGAGGCCGGGAAACATGAGGTTTATGAGTTGTTGATGGATGAGGGCGGCGTTTTGGACAGCCAGCCTCACACCCGCGGCGCGCGCGAACATCTGACGGTGATCACCGGCGTTGTCGAAGTGATCAGCGGCGATGCGACAATCCGGTTGGAACAAGGCGATACGGCCCGATATGCAGCTGATGTGCGGCATCGGGTGACCGCACAGGGCGGTGCCGCACGTGCTTTTCTTGTGGTGCAGGATGCTTAG